Proteins found in one Haloferax litoreum genomic segment:
- a CDS encoding DUF7511 domain-containing protein: MGSESAHTPDKDTEVPGRPSLTSRVVTGNDGREECTIHPTGATPEELLTVWVSARSDSFVDLDEIR, translated from the coding sequence ATGGGTTCTGAATCCGCACACACGCCCGACAAAGACACCGAAGTTCCGGGTCGACCCTCTCTCACGTCGCGCGTCGTGACTGGTAACGATGGCCGCGAAGAGTGTACGATTCACCCAACAGGCGCGACACCAGAAGAACTCCTCACGGTGTGGGTGAGCGCCCGCAGCGATTCGTTCGTCGACTTAGACGAGATTCGCTGA
- a CDS encoding RNA ligase partner protein: MAEYPLKQRFVLDTSLFLSEEIRDDDETFEEAVARLLDTIAAARLDLNISCYMPPSIASELEHILRERGVSEELLGKLDTWVIKKHPDRYEVYIPAEIVYRFIDEMSDRVNRGLRVSEKAVRKAEESKLRSDGASKMSDVDKVISDLREDYRGALRQGVLDSREDFDLLILARELNAGVVTEDTGIISWAADFGLRNLRGRAFPTLLEEYLMALDEPHPQRREDW; the protein is encoded by the coding sequence ATGGCCGAGTACCCGCTAAAACAACGGTTCGTGCTCGATACCTCCCTTTTTCTCTCGGAGGAGATTCGTGACGACGACGAGACGTTCGAAGAGGCAGTCGCACGATTGCTCGACACGATTGCCGCCGCGCGTCTGGATTTGAACATCTCGTGTTACATGCCGCCGTCTATCGCGTCGGAACTGGAACACATCCTCCGGGAACGCGGCGTCTCGGAAGAACTCCTCGGCAAACTCGATACGTGGGTCATCAAGAAACACCCCGACCGCTACGAGGTGTACATCCCCGCCGAAATCGTCTACCGGTTCATCGACGAGATGTCTGACCGCGTCAACCGGGGACTTCGCGTCTCCGAGAAGGCCGTCCGGAAAGCCGAAGAGAGCAAACTCCGGTCCGACGGTGCGTCGAAGATGTCCGACGTTGACAAAGTCATCTCCGACCTCCGAGAGGACTACCGCGGTGCGCTCAGACAGGGTGTCCTCGACTCGCGGGAAGACTTCGACCTCCTCATCCTCGCGCGGGAACTGAATGCCGGCGTGGTGACCGAGGACACGGGAATCATCAGTTGGGCCGCCGACTTCGGCCTCCGGAACCTCCGCGGACGTGCCTTCCCGACGCTCCTCGAAGAGTATCTCATGGCGCTCGACGAACCGCACCCACAACGACGGGAAGACTGGTGA
- a CDS encoding tubulin/FtsZ family protein — protein MKLALIGVGQAGGKVVDALIDYDRRTRSGYIVDAIAVNTARADLMGLKFVRKDHQVLVGTSRVKGHGVGADNELGAEVTAEDVGDILSIVDDLPVHEIDAFLVVAGLGGGTGSGGAPVVARELKHIYTEPVYGLGILPARNEGGIYTLNAARSLQTFVNEVDNLILFDNEAWRRTGESLESGYSDINTELARRLGILFSAGETDGSSVVAESVVDASEIINTLASGGISTIGYASAELDRPKKGFLARLSNGSHVTEDDGESMNRITSLVRRAALGRLTLPCEIAGTERGLVVVAGPPDVLSRRGIERARTWLEEETGTMEIRGGDYPVESNYVAAVTLLSGVYDVPRVKELQAVAIETQRDMLAKRQSSAASLEELVDTGDDRLEPLF, from the coding sequence ATGAAACTCGCACTCATCGGGGTCGGACAGGCAGGTGGAAAAGTCGTCGACGCCCTCATCGATTACGACCGGCGGACGCGAAGTGGCTACATCGTCGACGCGATTGCAGTCAATACGGCACGTGCCGACCTGATGGGCCTGAAGTTCGTCCGGAAGGACCATCAGGTCCTCGTGGGCACGTCGCGCGTGAAAGGCCACGGCGTCGGCGCAGACAACGAACTCGGCGCAGAGGTCACAGCAGAGGACGTCGGAGACATCCTCTCGATAGTCGACGACCTGCCAGTCCACGAGATAGACGCCTTCCTCGTCGTCGCCGGCCTCGGCGGCGGAACCGGGTCGGGAGGAGCGCCCGTCGTCGCTCGCGAACTCAAGCACATCTACACCGAACCGGTCTACGGTCTGGGTATCCTCCCGGCGAGGAACGAAGGCGGCATCTACACCCTGAACGCCGCCCGGTCGCTCCAGACGTTCGTCAACGAAGTTGACAACCTCATCCTCTTCGACAACGAAGCGTGGCGTCGAACCGGTGAGTCGCTCGAATCGGGCTACAGCGACATCAACACGGAACTCGCTCGTCGGTTGGGTATCCTCTTCAGCGCCGGCGAAACCGATGGGTCGAGTGTCGTCGCCGAGTCTGTCGTCGACGCGTCCGAGATAATCAACACGCTCGCGTCCGGTGGCATCTCGACCATCGGATACGCCTCGGCCGAACTCGACAGACCCAAGAAAGGGTTCCTCGCTCGCCTCTCGAACGGGTCGCACGTCACTGAGGACGACGGTGAGTCGATGAACCGCATCACGAGTCTCGTTCGACGTGCCGCCCTCGGCCGTCTCACCCTCCCGTGTGAGATTGCAGGGACCGAGCGTGGACTCGTCGTCGTCGCCGGCCCGCCGGACGTCCTCTCGCGCCGCGGAATCGAACGCGCTCGGACGTGGCTCGAAGAAGAGACCGGGACGATGGAGATTCGCGGCGGTGACTACCCCGTCGAATCGAACTACGTGGCCGCCGTCACGCTCCTGTCCGGCGTCTACGACGTTCCGCGCGTGAAGGAACTGCAGGCAGTCGCCATCGAGACACAACGCGATATGCTCGCCAAGCGGCAGTCGAGTGCGGCCTCGCTCGAAGAACTCGTCGACACAGGCGACGACAGACTCGAACCGCTGTTCTGA